A window from Aerococcus sp. Group 1 encodes these proteins:
- the recJ gene encoding single-stranded-DNA-specific exonuclease RecJ, which produces MLKANYDWQLRPSFDQSDLEKEQVIKETQLSPLLVDLLFQRGKQNTQEINDFLSEKAHFHDPFLLHDMQKAIDRLEEAVRNNELILIYGDYDADGITATTILYELLESIGANVTYYLPDRFVDGYGPNKEVYAYYIKQGVQLILTCDNGVAGHEAVKYAEDAGVNVIITDHHEIGNTLPDAYAIVHPRHPEGNYPFDDLCGAGVAFKLAQAMTGSLPVEYLDVCAIGTIADLVRLEDENRSIVQQGLKIMAHSERIGLMTLMKNQNIDLNHIDEETIAFNIAPRLNALGRLASAKPGVELLTSFDPDYCQELVNTIETTNQKRRAIVDLVSQQAIQTVEEWEELPEIIILSHSNWHEGVLGIVASRLVERYQRPSIILNYNAEKAEYKGSGRSVAGINLFKLLQAAKEYAPKSGGHAMAAGMTIAEDQFEAWKAAIYQAVEPFKERLQGKIPLTIDAKITADQLTLENIQELNRLKPFGTANPKPIFLIENESISTPQQLGKDKNTLKFSLTKENKQLEVIGFQKGNLANYLQTGQSVDLVVEASINTWQGKSRPQAILLDMASDQKIIVDWRREKILTLFFPFPKVIIILKASP; this is translated from the coding sequence ATGCTAAAGGCAAATTATGATTGGCAATTAAGACCAAGTTTTGATCAATCTGACCTAGAAAAAGAGCAAGTGATTAAGGAAACTCAATTATCGCCACTCCTGGTCGATTTACTTTTTCAGAGAGGGAAACAAAACACTCAAGAAATTAATGATTTTTTGAGTGAAAAAGCTCATTTTCACGATCCCTTTCTACTCCATGATATGCAGAAAGCCATTGATCGCTTAGAAGAAGCTGTTAGAAATAATGAACTCATATTAATCTATGGCGACTATGATGCTGATGGAATTACAGCAACCACGATTCTCTATGAACTTTTAGAATCTATAGGGGCTAACGTAACGTATTACTTACCAGACCGCTTTGTAGATGGCTATGGGCCCAATAAGGAAGTGTATGCTTACTACATTAAGCAAGGGGTCCAATTAATTTTAACCTGTGATAATGGTGTTGCCGGTCATGAGGCAGTGAAATATGCCGAAGATGCTGGCGTTAATGTCATTATCACTGACCACCATGAAATTGGAAACACTTTACCTGATGCCTATGCTATTGTTCATCCCAGACACCCTGAGGGGAATTATCCCTTTGATGATTTATGTGGAGCTGGAGTAGCCTTTAAGTTAGCCCAAGCGATGACCGGTAGCTTACCAGTCGAATATTTGGATGTCTGTGCGATTGGAACAATCGCTGACCTGGTTCGTTTAGAGGATGAAAATCGCAGCATTGTTCAGCAAGGCTTAAAGATTATGGCTCATAGTGAAAGAATCGGTCTAATGACTTTAATGAAAAATCAAAACATTGATCTAAACCATATCGATGAAGAAACTATCGCCTTTAACATAGCTCCACGACTTAATGCCTTAGGTCGCTTAGCTTCGGCTAAACCAGGAGTTGAACTACTCACGAGTTTCGACCCGGATTATTGTCAGGAATTAGTTAATACCATTGAAACGACCAATCAAAAACGACGAGCAATTGTTGACTTGGTTAGTCAGCAAGCGATTCAGACAGTCGAAGAGTGGGAAGAATTACCAGAAATTATCATTTTATCTCATTCCAATTGGCATGAGGGGGTTCTAGGTATTGTGGCTAGTCGACTGGTAGAGCGCTATCAGCGGCCTAGTATCATTTTAAATTATAATGCTGAGAAGGCAGAATATAAGGGTTCAGGTCGTTCAGTTGCAGGAATCAACCTCTTCAAGCTTCTCCAAGCTGCAAAGGAATATGCCCCTAAGAGCGGGGGACACGCCATGGCAGCTGGTATGACCATTGCTGAAGACCAATTTGAAGCTTGGAAAGCGGCAATCTATCAAGCAGTTGAGCCCTTCAAAGAGCGATTACAAGGGAAGATTCCTTTAACAATTGACGCCAAGATTACTGCCGATCAATTGACCTTAGAAAATATTCAGGAGCTTAATCGCTTAAAACCATTTGGTACAGCTAATCCCAAGCCTATATTTTTAATCGAAAATGAATCGATCTCAACGCCACAGCAATTAGGAAAAGATAAGAACACCTTAAAATTTTCTTTGACTAAGGAAAATAAACAGCTAGAAGTTATCGGCTTTCAGAAGGGGAATTTGGCTAATTATTTACAGACTGGTCAAAGTGTTGATTTGGTTGTCGAAGCATCAATTAATAC
- the rnz gene encoding ribonuclease Z, translated as MELTFLGTGAGVPSKARNVSCTLLKLLDERNEMWMFDCGEGSQQQFLKTTLKPRKVTKIFISHVHGDHMYGLPGFLSSRSFQGGENVPLTIYGPKGVKKYVQTSLGISKTRLTYPIYYQELDQSGIAFKDQQFTVKYATLDHIVPSYGFRVEEADSAGELLIDKAREAGVPNGPLLGKLKAGLTIQLEDGRELHGKDFLGPDKQGKIVSIYGDTRYCQAGIDLAQNADVLVHEATFEAGEEKMAHDYYHSTASQAAMVAKKAGAKQLYLTHISARYVGAMAKELQKGAEKIFPASQVVKDFDSYAIK; from the coding sequence ATGGAGTTAACTTTTTTAGGTACTGGTGCAGGGGTACCCAGCAAGGCCCGCAATGTGTCTTGTACCCTGTTAAAATTATTAGACGAGCGCAATGAAATGTGGATGTTTGATTGTGGTGAAGGCAGTCAACAGCAGTTTCTTAAAACAACTTTGAAACCCAGAAAAGTAACTAAAATATTTATCTCCCATGTCCATGGTGACCATATGTATGGTTTACCCGGCTTTTTAAGTAGTCGAAGCTTCCAAGGTGGAGAAAATGTCCCCTTAACTATTTATGGACCCAAAGGTGTGAAAAAATATGTTCAAACCAGCTTAGGTATTTCCAAAACCCGCCTTACCTATCCAATTTATTACCAGGAATTAGACCAATCTGGGATTGCCTTTAAAGACCAGCAATTTACGGTTAAATATGCGACTTTAGACCATATTGTTCCTAGTTATGGTTTTAGGGTAGAAGAAGCCGATTCAGCAGGCGAATTATTAATTGATAAGGCCCGGGAAGCAGGGGTTCCCAATGGACCTCTTTTAGGCAAATTGAAGGCGGGCTTAACTATTCAACTAGAAGATGGTAGGGAACTTCACGGAAAAGATTTTCTTGGGCCGGACAAGCAAGGAAAAATTGTTTCAATATATGGTGATACTCGCTATTGTCAGGCTGGGATTGATTTAGCTCAAAATGCCGATGTTTTGGTCCATGAAGCGACTTTTGAGGCTGGTGAAGAGAAAATGGCTCATGATTATTACCATTCCACTGCTAGCCAGGCCGCCATGGTGGCCAAAAAAGCCGGGGCTAAGCAACTTTACCTGACTCACATTTCAGCGCGCTATGTAGGAGCAATGGCTAAAGAATTGCAAAAAGGTGCCGAAAAAATATTCCCTGCTAGCCAAGTGGTGAAGGATTTTGATAGCTATGCCATTAAGTAA
- the obgE gene encoding GTPase ObgE: MSTFYDYAKIWVKAGKGGDGLVAFLREKYRPDGGPAGGDGGRGGDVIFKVDEGLRTLIDFRYNRHFKAKPGENGMTKGRYGRGADDLVVPVPPGTTVRDFDTGDLIGDLVEDGQELIVAKGGRGGRGNIKFATHNNPAPEIAENGEPGQERTLQLELKLLADAGLVGFPSVGKSTLLSVVSAAKPKVGDYHFTTINPNLGVVTTRNHEEFVLADLPGLIEGASEGIGLGMRFLRHIERTKVILHVVDMGAYENRDPFEDYVKINKELSNYDEELIARPTIIVANKMDIPEAVLYLEEFKEKLCTYFSENYPDLSVPEIYPISAFTHAGINDLMEHTAQLINEETERREVLEAEKAAEDQKESVNYQIEEEEPYFYLNRDSDGTFILSGRRIEKDFKMANLEYDESAMRFARRLKKQGVDEALREKGAKSGDIVRLLDYEFEFLD; the protein is encoded by the coding sequence ATGTCAACATTTTATGATTATGCCAAAATATGGGTTAAAGCCGGCAAGGGAGGCGATGGTTTAGTTGCCTTTCTCCGTGAAAAATACCGTCCTGATGGAGGCCCCGCTGGTGGCGATGGTGGTCGTGGTGGTGATGTGATTTTCAAGGTGGATGAAGGCTTAAGAACCCTGATTGATTTCCGCTACAATCGTCACTTTAAGGCCAAGCCAGGAGAAAATGGAATGACCAAGGGCCGTTATGGACGTGGGGCAGATGACTTAGTCGTACCAGTGCCTCCTGGAACAACAGTTCGAGACTTTGATACAGGTGACTTGATTGGCGATTTAGTGGAAGACGGTCAGGAGCTCATAGTCGCTAAGGGAGGTCGTGGCGGACGAGGTAATATCAAATTTGCTACTCATAATAATCCTGCCCCAGAAATCGCTGAAAATGGCGAGCCTGGCCAAGAGAGAACCTTGCAGCTGGAATTAAAACTCCTCGCCGATGCCGGTTTAGTTGGCTTTCCTTCAGTTGGAAAGTCGACCTTGCTATCTGTTGTCAGTGCAGCAAAGCCTAAGGTAGGGGACTATCATTTCACTACTATTAATCCTAATTTAGGTGTGGTAACGACAAGAAACCATGAGGAATTTGTCTTAGCTGACCTTCCCGGCCTAATTGAGGGCGCCTCGGAAGGAATTGGCCTTGGCATGCGATTTTTGCGTCATATTGAACGAACAAAGGTAATCTTACATGTGGTTGATATGGGCGCTTATGAAAACCGGGATCCTTTTGAGGATTATGTAAAAATTAATAAGGAACTCAGCAATTACGATGAGGAGCTTATCGCTAGACCGACGATTATTGTTGCTAATAAGATGGACATTCCAGAAGCAGTCTTATACTTAGAAGAATTTAAAGAGAAGTTATGCACTTACTTTTCAGAGAATTATCCTGACTTAAGCGTCCCTGAAATTTATCCTATTTCTGCCTTCACCCATGCGGGGATAAACGATTTAATGGAACATACTGCCCAATTGATCAACGAAGAAACCGAACGAAGAGAAGTTCTTGAAGCAGAAAAAGCGGCAGAAGATCAAAAGGAAAGTGTCAATTACCAAATTGAGGAAGAGGAACCTTACTTCTATCTTAACCGGGATAGTGATGGTACCTTTATCCTTTCCGGTAGACGCATAGAAAAAGATTTCAAGATGGCTAACTTAGAATATGATGAAAGTGCTATGCGCTTTGCTCGTCGCTTGAAAAAACAAGGTGTCGATGAAGCTTTGCGAGAAAAGGGAGCCAAATCAGGCGATATTGTGCGCTTGTTAGACTATGAATTTGAATTTTTAGATTAG
- the glyS gene encoding glycine--tRNA ligase subunit beta has translation MNNHSYLIEIGLEEMPAQYVRSISEQFQERVENFLDENRLSYGSIETFATPRRFAVLVKELADRQSTFEEEAKGPAKRIAQDEAGNWTKAAMGFARGKGLTIDDIYFKELKGEDYAYLTVRSEGLNVVEVLADIKNCVSEMNFPVSMHWDSHEFRYIRPVHWIVSLLDKEVIPFNVLAVEAGNLSRGHRFLHNESVEISHASLYEESLEKAAVIVDQDKRKQMIKEQIEALAKENNYQVPLDQDLLEEVTQIVEYPTAFVGDFDEKYLSLPAPVLITSMREHQRYFAVEDQEGKLLPHFIALRNGNHDHIETVKNGNEKVLVARLEDAMFFLEEDQKHTIDDFAQKLTDVTFHAEIGSMKQKMERTGKIAHYLYENWAMHEVFAGQLATDFTQEIDRTSAIYKFDLVTQIVDEFSELQGIIGEIYAKKAGEDPQVATAIREHYLPSGNASELPQSPLGLLFAISDKLESIISFFAIGKIPSGSNDPFALRRQMIGILAILEAEHLPLEWHQALKDIFDQVYDFDQNKQVELSQAIIQFLSDRLKNNLADKEIRFDISQAAREAKYIDVLTIIQSAELLNAHKEDEDYKDNVEAWQRINNIILKVSQEEVELPLVNEDLFESNSESDLYQAVSDLRLDEGVEEAYEEITALTPIITQFFEDNMVFTDNQDIRNNRLALLSLIDQAITKHYNVQALQAK, from the coding sequence ATGAATAATCACAGCTATTTAATTGAAATTGGCTTAGAAGAAATGCCAGCCCAATATGTTCGTAGCATCAGTGAGCAATTTCAAGAACGGGTTGAAAACTTTCTTGATGAAAATCGTTTAAGCTATGGATCGATTGAAACTTTTGCTACACCAAGACGTTTTGCGGTTTTAGTAAAAGAGTTGGCTGACCGCCAAAGTACCTTTGAAGAAGAAGCTAAGGGTCCGGCCAAAAGAATTGCCCAAGATGAAGCTGGGAACTGGACCAAAGCTGCTATGGGATTTGCTCGGGGTAAGGGGCTTACTATTGATGATATCTATTTTAAAGAATTGAAAGGCGAAGACTATGCCTACCTTACCGTACGGTCTGAAGGGCTCAATGTTGTAGAGGTATTAGCAGATATTAAAAATTGTGTCAGTGAGATGAACTTTCCGGTCTCCATGCATTGGGATTCTCACGAATTCCGCTACATCCGTCCGGTTCATTGGATTGTATCCCTATTAGATAAAGAGGTTATTCCTTTCAATGTCCTAGCGGTTGAAGCTGGCAATCTTTCTCGCGGTCATCGTTTTCTCCATAATGAAAGTGTTGAAATCAGTCATGCTAGTCTTTATGAAGAAAGCCTGGAAAAAGCAGCTGTCATTGTTGATCAAGATAAGAGAAAACAAATGATTAAGGAACAAATTGAAGCCCTTGCCAAAGAAAATAATTATCAGGTGCCACTTGATCAAGATCTACTCGAAGAAGTGACCCAAATTGTTGAATATCCAACGGCTTTTGTAGGGGATTTTGATGAAAAATACTTATCTCTTCCAGCCCCTGTCTTGATTACAAGTATGCGGGAACACCAACGCTATTTTGCGGTGGAAGACCAAGAAGGTAAGTTATTGCCTCATTTCATAGCTTTAAGAAATGGTAACCATGACCATATTGAAACCGTTAAAAATGGGAACGAAAAGGTGCTAGTAGCTCGTTTAGAGGATGCCATGTTCTTTTTAGAAGAAGACCAAAAGCATACTATTGATGATTTCGCTCAAAAGCTAACCGATGTGACTTTCCATGCGGAGATCGGTTCGATGAAACAAAAAATGGAAAGAACCGGAAAAATTGCTCACTATCTCTATGAAAACTGGGCCATGCATGAAGTCTTTGCCGGGCAATTAGCCACTGACTTTACTCAAGAAATCGATCGTACCTCAGCAATCTATAAATTTGACCTGGTGACTCAAATCGTGGATGAATTTAGTGAATTGCAAGGGATTATTGGGGAAATTTATGCTAAAAAAGCGGGAGAAGATCCACAAGTAGCCACTGCAATCCGTGAACACTATTTACCAAGTGGTAACGCGAGTGAACTTCCCCAAAGCCCACTAGGCTTACTATTCGCTATTAGTGATAAATTAGAATCAATTATTTCCTTCTTTGCTATTGGAAAAATTCCTTCTGGTTCGAACGACCCCTTTGCCTTAAGACGGCAAATGATTGGAATTTTAGCAATTTTAGAAGCTGAACACTTACCTTTAGAATGGCATCAAGCCTTGAAAGATATCTTTGACCAGGTTTATGATTTTGACCAAAATAAGCAAGTCGAATTGAGTCAGGCCATTATCCAATTCTTATCTGACCGGCTTAAGAATAACCTGGCTGACAAGGAAATTCGCTTTGATATTTCTCAAGCTGCTAGGGAAGCTAAATATATCGATGTATTAACCATTATCCAATCTGCTGAATTATTAAATGCTCACAAAGAAGACGAAGACTATAAAGATAATGTCGAAGCATGGCAACGGATCAATAATATTATCCTCAAAGTTAGCCAAGAAGAGGTTGAACTTCCCCTCGTAAACGAAGATTTATTTGAAAGCAATTCGGAAAGTGATCTCTACCAAGCGGTGTCGGATTTAAGACTAGATGAAGGAGTAGAAGAAGCTTATGAGGAAATTACCGCTTTAACGCCAATAATTACTCAATTCTTTGAAGATAACATGGTCTTTACCGATAACCAAGACATCCGCAACAACCGCTTAGCACTCCTAAGCCTAATTGACCAAGCGATCACAAAGCATTATAATGTCCAAGCCTTACAAGCTAAGTAA